Genomic DNA from Sphingobium sp. V4:
ACAACGTCGACGAAATGCCAGTACCAGGCGGCGGCCTCGAAGCCGAAATGCTGGCGCGGTGTGAAATGGCCCTTATAGGCCCGGACCAGGTTCACGGCCAGGAAGATGGTCCCGACCAGGACGTGGAAGCCGTGGAAGCCGGTCGCCATGTAGAAGGCCGAGCTATAGGGATTGCCGCCGAAATCGAAGGGGGCATGGGCATATTCATAGGCCTGGATGCACGAGAAGATCGCGCCCAGGATGATGGTGCACCACAGCCCCTTGATCAGGCCGTCGCGGTCTCCGTGGATCAGCGCGTGATGCGCCCAGGTCACCGTGGTGCCCGAGCAGAGCAGGATCAGCGTGTTGAGCAGCGGCAGCTCGAACGCGTTCATCACCTCCACGCCCTTGGACGGGAACAGCCCTTCGATCGGC
This window encodes:
- a CDS encoding cytochrome c oxidase subunit 3, with translation MAGAKNHDYHILPPSIWPLFGSMSALVMASGAIMWMHPDAMGPGGGWIFLIGMAGVLFTMFSWWSNVVAEAHAGDHTPVVQLHLRYGMILFIASEVMFFVGWFWAFFDFSLFPSELAPIEGLFPSKGVEVMNAFELPLLNTLILLCSGTTVTWAHHALIHGDRDGLIKGLWCTIILGAIFSCIQAYEYAHAPFDFGGNPYSSAFYMATGFHGFHVLVGTIFLAVNLVRAYKGHFTPRQHFGFEAAAWYWHFVDVVWLFLFVAIYVWGGWGAPVHGG